One stretch of Hemibagrus wyckioides isolate EC202008001 linkage group LG01, SWU_Hwy_1.0, whole genome shotgun sequence DNA includes these proteins:
- the LOC131361120 gene encoding uncharacterized protein LOC131361120, with protein MVKQEEETSLSVPAQTLGRRSSGHKCLICGILFADLGQHLRVTESVAKRTELTLLCKLSHRQFSARLDCPVSLCKSKRLSRLDKHLQKIHHLDKPTATMYVNKAKDRYISMELLRASHPIPPMVSHIDEVDECAIAIEEGVRREIEASTPSPASHQSTRRYACEEGATPSTQGEHAVDEPPPVSEDQTETPEKTSASCSNCQQLQAELRITKQLLQMEADRNDELKQLHSAVKYIRREPFSPSKAPKYVRLLEEFRCHIQRVNASRKGKENAKQQQTHVLHFSEFMADSPFQMLTCCSWTTTHESVSLLKAWISDISRHRRRGPT; from the exons ATGGTAAAGCAAGAGGAGGAAACTTCTCTTTCTGTCCCGGCTCAAACGCTGGGAAGGCGGAGCTCGGGGCACAAGTGCCTGATTTGTGGTATACTCTTTGCTGACCTTGGACAACACCTTAGGGTGACGGAGAGTGTCGCAAAGAGAACAGAGCTTACACTCCTGTGCAAACTTTCACACCGACA ATTCTCTGCAAGGTTAGACTGTCCAGTCAGTCTCTGCAAATCGAAGAGACTCAGCAGGCTGGACAAACACCTTCAAAAAATTCACCACCTTGac AAACCCACAGCGACCATGTATGTGAACAAAGCGAAAGATCGCTACATATCAATGGAGCTTCTGAGGGCATCACACCCCATACCCCCCATGGTATCACACATTGACGAGGTTGATGAGTGCGCAATTGCAATTGAGGAGGGTGTCAGGCGAGAGATTGAGGCCTCTACTCCCTCCCCTGCAAGCCATCAATCGACTCGCAGATACGCGTGTGAGGAAGGTGCCACACCAAGCACACAGGGCGAGCATGCCGTTGATGAGCCTCCTCCTGTCTCCGAGGACCAAACTGAAACCCCAGAAAAGACCTCGGCTAGCTGCTCGAACTGCCAGCAACTTCAGGCAGAGCTGAGGATAACCAAGCAGCTGCTTCAGATGGAGGCCGACCGCAATGATGAGCTGAAACAGCTGCACTCA GCAGTGAAGTACATCAGGAGGGAACCATTTTCCCCATCTAAGGCACCCAAGTATG TCAGACTTCTTGAGGAGTTCAGGTGCCACATCCAAAGGGTAAACGCAAGCCGGAAGGGAAAGGAAAACGCCAAGCAGCAACAAACGCATGTTCTGCATTTTTCAGAATTCATGGCTGACTCGCCATTCCAAATGCTGACTTGCTGTTCCTGGACAACCACGCATGAGTCAGTGA GTTTGTTGAAAGCCTGGATCAGCGACATTTCAAGGCACCGACGAAGAGGGCCTACTTGA